A stretch of the Vigna radiata var. radiata cultivar VC1973A chromosome 7, Vradiata_ver6, whole genome shotgun sequence genome encodes the following:
- the LOC106768126 gene encoding uncharacterized protein LOC106768126 isoform X3, with the protein MAANSGTKYVSVNLNKSYGQHSTALGSVRSQRPGATVVPSRPRSSHKAGPKLSVPPPLNLPSLRKEHERFDSLGSGGGPAGPGGSGSGSRPSSAGLGWTKPVMEDVSRPVIQGKPSVAAAAAAPVSSAVLRGEDFPSLRATLAPVPSPNQKIQENLNSIPNPKQKHSLGDENVFVEEKKEGPLVTDQSSVSRSVNVVGAGDDGRGSRVVHTKYGLGRKQEEYFPGPLPLVRLNPRSDWADDERDTGHGLSREGRDHGFPKGEAYWDFDIPRVGVLPHKHDKRGPRSEVGKVLNSEMEAFDRMGSEGNSWRSSNLSIPKDAGNERNGVSIGPRPSSGSRDGMKDGNKYVPSSFRDDDVGKRDFGRRDGQSGKQKPWNNVMEPYGDRNREQLNRSRGDSVQSSVSRSAFSSGGKGLPVNDPLLNFGREKRALPKSEKNLLEDSFMKDFGGSGFDGRDLFSGGLVGVVKKKKDVLKQTEFHDPVRESFEAELERVQRMQELERQRIIEEHERAVELARREEEERLRQAREQEERQRRLEEEAREAAWRAEQERMEAVRKAEEQRLAREEEKRRILLEEERRKQAAKQKLLELEQKIARRQAEAAKSGSNAPVVVEEKMAAIVNEKETSRATDVGDWEDSERMVDRILTSASSDSSSVNRPLEMGSRSHFARDLSSTFVDRGKPVNSWRRDTYENWNSSAFYSQDQENSHNSPRRDLSIGGKAFMRKEYNGGPGLVSSRTYYKGAISESHLDEYAHVKPQRWNQSADGDHLSRNTEIDSDFHENYFEKFGDGWTQGRSRGNPFPSFPERTYPNSESDGPYGLGRSRYSVRQPRVLPPPSLGSVHRTYKNEDEHPGPSAFLENEMHYNQATRSDSTLPTGYDNGNRGQLEVVDSRPETAENEDHKVETTPRCDSQSSLSVSSPPSSPTHLSHDDLDDSGDSHTILTSEDIKSDPLTAPDNEPITTPAGAGNENVVAPCAVSSGEDDEWTTENNEQFQEQEEYEDEDYQEEDEVHEGDDHAQLNQDFDDMHLQEKGLPHLMDNLVLGFDEGVQVGMPNEEFERTSKDEETTFMAQASGLTLEDRISYDEDDTNLQPVNDTSQVNLNSTSSVFQESEKPAQDLVIQPSDSLSPVVSDSLGNVEASNGLLTHHSTPSSVTIAPYYSSSGLAVTSNVAAAPSQAEVPIKLQFGLFSGPSLIPSPVPAIQIGSIQMPLHLHPQVGTPLSHMHPSQPPLFQFGQLRYTSPISQGIMPLGPQSMSFVQPNIPSSFSYNQQPGSQMPVQIGPETSDSFIKNEMRHHSVDSQPGNSRNLPQGSPPSEDAGNITGIKQGRIEAAHDPNNSTRTSTSFQLDKQENQNVVGKNTNIPSNSKGSEVHAVIRDSPHHSVSKENFTESRTQFPASGSRGKRYIFTVKNSNSRPSGPSTRVNRPEPGGFLRRPRRNIQRTEFRVRESGDKRQSTSSVSTDQFGLENKSNTNGRGAGMPGRPGPRKAMNNKLGKQIVETATENSQVMDSGSRIEKVDGKESIKTQNFSHPGNLKRTLCSEEDVDAPLQSGVIRVFEQPGIEAPSDEDDFIEVRSKRQMLNDRREQREKEIKAKSRVAKVQRRPRSSSQSVVAVTNSTKGSISPVEVVNGIHAAFVAAEVRGMKKMDASSGFNSSMLSQALPPIGTPPLKIDSQTELRSQISSRSLQTSVPAVSGSGEKDPGSGVIFESKNKVLDNVQTSLGSWSNAQISQQVMALTQKQLDEAMKPQQFDSQASVASITGAVNEASLPSSSILTKEKTFSSAASPINSLLAGEKIQFGAVTSPTILPSSSRVVSHGIGPPRSSRSDMQITHNLTGSDNDCSLFFDKEKHGNKSHGHLEDCDAEAEAEAAASAVAVAAISSDEIVGSGLGNCSVPASDGKSFVAADLDRVVAGVEKQSASQSRSEEPLSVSLPADLSVETPPISLWPPLPTTRNSSGQMISHFPSVPPHFPSGPPSHFPFYEMNPMMGGPVFAFGPHDESASTTQSQPQNSTTSASRPIGSWQQCHSGVESFYGPPTGFTGPFIAPPGGIPGVQGPPHMVVYNHFAPVGQFGQVGLSFMGTTYIPSGKQPDWKHVPTSATGAGEGDMNSMNMASSQRNPANMPSPIQHLAPGSPLMPMASPVAMFDVSPFQPSTEMSVQARWPHVPNSQLPLSMPLQQLEGVQTSQFSHGPSVDQPLNAKRFTGSRASTSSDGDRSFPRTGDVNVNQLPDELGLVDTSNATANKTAQSVVNKTPSVIPITEAVKVDVQNGSGNNSNNQNASSSFKSQPSQQVNISAQQSDHSSGHTNYQRGGVSQRNNSGGEWTHRRGYQGRNQSLGSDKNFSSAKVKQIYVAKQTISGASTVS; encoded by the exons GCTGGTTTGGGCTGGACCAAGCCCGTCATGGAGGATGTGTCGCGGCCTGTCATCCAAGGCAAACCCTCCGTGGCTGCGGCTGCGGCTGCACCGGTTTCGTCTGCGGTTTTGAGAGGAGAGGATTTTCCTTCTCTGCGGGCCACGTTGGCACCTGTGCCCAGCCCAAATCAGAAGATCCAGGAAAATTTGAATTCCATTCCGAATCCGAAGCAGAAACATTCACTTGGTGATGAGAATGTGTTTGTTGAGGAGAAGAAAGAGGGTCCTTTGGTTACTGATCAGTCGAGTGTTTCTCGCAGTGTGAATGTGGTTGGTGCTGGTGATGATGGACGTGGTTCTCGGGTGGTACATACGAAGTATGGTCTTGGGAGGAAGCAGGAAGAGTATTTCCCAGGTCCTCTACCGCTTGTTCGGTTGAACCCACGGTCAGATTGGGCAGATGACGAGCGTGACACGGGCCATGGTTTGAGCAGGGAGGGCAGGGATCATGGATTTCCGAAGGGGGAGGCTTATTGGGATTTTGATATTCCTAGGGTTGGTGTTTTGCCTCATAAGCATGACAAGAGGGGACCGCGCAGTGAAGTGGGAAAGGTTTTGAACAGTGAAATGGAGGCTTTTGATAGGATGGGGAGTGAAGGGAATTCCTGGAGGAGTTCGAATTTGTCCATTCCTAAGGATGCTGGAAATGAGAGAAATGGTGTTAGTATTGGTCCGAGGCCGTCAAGTGGGAGTCGGGATGGGATGAAGGATGGTAACAAGTATGTTCCTTCATCTTTTAGAGATGACGATGTTGGAAAAAGGGATTTTGGAAGGAGGGATGGTCAGAGTGGGAAACAGAAGCCCTGGAATAATGTGATGGAACCTTATGGTGATCGGAACCGTGAACAACTCAACAGAAGCAGAGGTGATTCTGTTCAGAGCTCGGTTTCAAGGTCAGCATTTTCCTCAGGTGGTAAGGGTCTGCCTGTTAATGATCCTCTGCTTAATTTTGGTAGAGAGAAGCGGGCTTTGCCGAAAAGTGAAAAGAATTTGTTGGAGGATTCGTTTATGAAAGACTTTGGAGGTTCTGGTTTTGATGGAAGGGATTTGTTTTCGGGTGGTCTTGTTGGGGTGgttaagaagaagaaggatgtgCTGAAGCAAACTGAATTTCATGATCCTGTGAGAGAATCCTTTGAGGCCGAGCTTGAAAGGGTTCAGAGGATGCAAGAACTGGAGCGACAGCGAATAATTGAGGAGCATGAAAGGGCAGTGGAGTTGGCTCGCAGAGAAGAGGAGGAAAGATTAAGGCAGGCTAGAGAACAGGAAGAGAGGCAAAGGAGATTGGAAGAAGAAGCGAGAGAGGCAGCATGGAGAGCAGAACAAGAGAGGATGGAAGCTGTGCGGAAGGCTGAAGAGCAGAGGTTAGCCAGGGAAGAGGAGAAACGAAGGATCCTTTTGGAAGAAGAGAGGAGGAAACAAGCTGCAAAGCAGAAGCTTTTAGAATTGGAGCAAAAGATTGCTAGGAGGCAGGCTGAGGCCGCCAAAAGTGGCAGTAATGCCCCGGTTGTTGTGGAAGAGAAAATGGCTGCTATAGTGAACGAGAAAGAAACATCTAGGGCTACAGATGTGGGTGATTGGGAGGATAGTGAAAGAATGGTTGATAGGATATTGACTTCGGCATCATCTGATTCGTCAAGTGTGAATAGGCCATTGGAGATGGGCTCAAGGTCTCATTTCGCTAGAGATTTATCTTCCACCTTTGTGGATAGAGGAAAACCAGTTAATTCATGGAGAAGAGATACATATGAGAATTGGAACAGCTCTGCTTTTTATTCACAAGACCAGGAGAATAGTCACAACAGTCCCCGCAGAGATTTATCTATTGGTGGAAAGGCATTTATGAGGAAAGAATATAATGGCGGTCCTGGATTGGTCTCTTCTAGGACGTATTATAAAGGAGCAATTTCTGAGTCTCATTTAGATGAATATGCCCATGTAAAACCGCAGAGGTGGAATCAATCTGCAGACGGAGATCATCTTAGCAGGAATACAGAGATTGATTCTGATTTTcatgaaaattattttgaaaaatttggtGATGGTTGGACGCAGGGCCGCTCCCGTGGCAATCCATTTCCTTCGTTCCCTGAGCGTACCTATCCAAATTCTGAATCAGATGGACCCTATGGCTTGGGTAGGTCACGGTATTCTGTCAGGCAGCCTCGAGTACTTCCTCCTCCTTCACTAGGTTCTGTACACAGAACTTACAAGAATGAAGATGAACACCCTGGTCCATCAGCTTTCCTAGAAAATGAGATGCATTATAATCAAGCAACCAGGAGTGACTCTACCCTGCCAACTGGTTATGACAATGGGAATCGAGGACAACTTGAAGTAGTGGATTCCCGGCCAGAGACTGCTGAGAACGAGGACCATAAAGTGGAAACCACCCCTAGGTGTGATTCTCAGTCCTCACTCTCTGTTTCAAGTCCCCCAAGTTCTCCAACACATCTCTCTCATGATGATTTGGATGACTCGGGAGATTCCCATACGATACTGACTTCTGAAGATATCAAAAGTGACCCCCTCACAGCACCAGATAATGAACCCATTACAACACCTGCTGGAGCTGGAAATGAGAATGTAGTTGCTCCATGTGCTGTGTCTAGTGGTGAAGATGATGAGTGGACTACTGAGAATAATGAGCAGTTCCAAGAACAAGAAGAATATGAAGATGAAGATTAtcaggaagaagatgaagtgcaTGAAGGAGATGACCATGCTCAACTCAACCAGGATTTCGATGATATGCATTTGCAGGAGAAAGGTTTGCCCCACCTGATGGATAATCTGGTATTAGGATTTGACGAGGGTGTCCAGGTTGGGATGCCTAATGAAGAGTTTGAAAGGACCTCAAAAGACGAAGAAACTACATTTATGGCTCAAGCTTCTGGCCTCACTCTTGAAGATCGCATATCTTATGACGAAGACGACACGAACCTCCAACCTGTTAATGACACCTCTCAGGTGAATCTTAATAGCACTTCCAGTGTGTTCCAGGAATCAGAGAAGCCAGCTCAAGATTTGGTCATTCAGCCTAGTGATTCTCTTTCCCCTGTGGTGTCTGACAGTTTAGGTAATGTGGAAGCTTCTAATGGCCTGTTGACCCATCATAGTACACCAAGTTCAGTTACTATTGCCCCTTACTACTCGTCTTCTGGTCTAGCTGTTACATCTAATGTAGCTGCTGCTCCAAGTCAAGCTGAGGTACCCATTAAGCTTCAATTTGGTCTGTTTTCTGGTCCATCTTTGATACCATCACCTGTACCAGCCATACAGATTGGTTCTATACAGATGCCATTGCATCTGCATCCACAGGTTGGCACACCCCTTTCTCACATGCATCCATCACAGCCTCCTTTGTTTCAGTTTGGCCAGCTAAGATATACATCTCCCATATCACAAGGAATAATGCCTCTGGGTCCTCAATCAATGTCATTTGTTCAGCCTAATATACCATCCAGTTTCTCTTATAATCAACAACCTGGAAGTCAAATGCCAGTTCAAATTGGACCAGAAACTTCTGactcatttataaaaaatgagatGAGACATCATTCTGTAGACAGCCAACCAGGTAATTCTAGAAACTTACCACAAGGTTCACCGCCAAGTGAGGATGCAGGAAATATCACTGGAATAAAGCAGGGTCGAATTGAAGCTGCCCATGATCCTAATAATAGCACTAGGACTTCTACTAGTTTCCAATTGGACAAGCAGGAGAACCAAAATGTAGTTGGAAAGAATACTAATATTCCATCCAATTCCAAAGGATCAGAAGTTCATGCCGTCATTAGAGATTCTCCACATCATTCAGTTTCAAAAGAGAATTTTACTGAGTCAAGAACACAATTTCCTGCATCCGGTAGTAGGGGAAAGCGTTATATCTTTACTGtgaaaaattcaaactcaaGACCATCAGGCCCATCTACAAGGGTTAATCGCCCAGAACCTGGAGGGTTTTTGAGGAGGCCTCGACGGAATATACAGCGCACTGAGTTTCGGGTTCGGGAAAGTGGTGATAAGAGGCAGTCTACTAGTTCTGTTTCGACTGATCAGTTTGGGTTGGAGAACAAGTCAAATACCAATGGAAGAGGAGCAGGCATGCCTGGTAGGCCTGGTCCTAGGAAGGCTATGAATAATAAATTGGGAAAACAGATTGTTGAAACAGCTACAGAAAACTCACAAGTGATGGATTCTGGAAGCAGAATTGAAAAGGTTGATGGAAAAGAATCAATAAAGACTCAGAACTTCTCACATCCTGGAAATCTCAAAAGGACCTTATGTTCTGAGGAAGATGTTGATGCTCCATTGCAAAGTGGAGTTATACGGGTGTTTGAGCAACCTGGAATTGAAGCTCCTAGTGATGAAGATGACTTTATTGAAGTTAGGTCAAAGAGGCAAATGTTAAATGATCGGCGAgaacagagagagaaagaaattaaGGCCAAGTCTCGGGTTGCAAAG GTGCAAAGGAGACCCCGTTCCAGTTCACAAAGTGTTGTGGCGGTGACCAATTCTACCAAAGGATCCATCTCTCCAGTTGAAGTGGTTAACGGTATTCATGCTGCTTTTGTTGCTGCTGAAGTGCGTGGAATGAAGAAGATGGATGCCTCTTCGGGATTTAATTCAAGCATGTTGTCCCAAGCATTACCTCCAATAGgaacacctcctttgaaaaTTGATTCCCAGACGGAGTTAAGATCTCAAATAAGCAG CAGGTCACTTCAGACTAGTGTCCCAGCAGTTTCTGGTAGTGGTGAAAAGGACCCTGGCTCTGGTGTGATATTTGAAAGCAAGAACAAGGTTCTAGATAATGTTCAGACATCTTTGGGCTCTTGGAGTAATGCACAAATTAGTCAACAG GTAATGGCACTTACACAGAAACAACTTGATGAGGCTATGAAGCCTCAACAGTTTGATTCACAGGCTTCTGTTGCCAGTATAACAGGCGCTGTGAATGAAGCCAGTTTGCCATCATCTTCCATTTTGACAAAGGAGAAAACCTTCTCGTCTGCAGCCAGCCCAATTAATTCCTTGCTTGCTGGAGAGAAAATTCAGTTTG GGGCAGTAACATCTCCAACAATTCTTCCATCTAGCAGCCGTGTTGTGTCTCATGGCATTGGTCCACCTCGATCATCTAGATCGGACATGCAAATTACCCACAATCTTACTGGATCAGATAATGATTGCAGTCTTTTCTTCGATAAGGAGAAACATGGTAATAAATCTCATGGTCATTTAGAAGATTGTGATGCTGAAGCTGAAGCTGAAGCTGCTGCTTCAGCTGTTGCTGTTGCTGCCATTAGTAGTGATGAGATTGTCGGAAGTGGATTGGGTAATTGTTCCGTCCCTGCTTCAGATGGAAAAAGTTTTGTAGCTGCTGATCTTGATAGGGTAGTAGCAG GTGTTGAGAAGCAGTCAGCTAGTCAATCTAGATCTGAGGAGCCTCTTAGTGTATCTCTTCCAGCTGACTTATCCGTTGAGACTCCACCAATTTCGTTGTGGCCTCCCCTACCAACAACAAGAAATTCTTCGGGTCAAATGATTTCCCATTTTCCTTCTGTCCCTCCTCATTTTCCTTCAGGCCCTCCCTCTCATTTTCCTTTCTATGAAATGAATCCGATGATGGGTGGCCCTGTCTTTGCTTTTGGACCACATGACGAATCTGCATCTACAACACAATCGCAGCCTCAAAATAGTACTACATCAGCGTCAAGGCCAATTGGGAGCTGGCAACAGTGCCATTCCGGGGTGGAATCTTTTTATGGACCTCCAACTGGATTTACTGGCCCTTTTATTGCTCCTCCTGGAGGCATTCCGGGAGTCCAGGGGCCACCACACATGGTTGTTTATAACCATTTCGCTCCTGTTGGACAGTTCGGTCAAGTTGGCTTGAGTTTCATGGGTACTACTTATATACCTTCTGGAAAGCAGCCTGATTGGAAACATGTCCCTACTTCTGCCACAGGGGCCGGTGAAGGAGATATGAACAGTATGAATATGGCATCTTCACAGCGGAATCCTGCTAACATGCCGTCTCCAATTCAACATCTTGCCCCTGGTTCACCACTTATGCCAATGGCCTCTCCTGTGGCTATGTTTGACGTTTCGCCTTTCCAG CCCTCTACTGAGATGTCAGTACAAGCTCGATGGCCACATGTTCCTAATTCGCAACTACCTCTGTCAATGCCATTGCAGCAACTAGAAGGGGTTCAGACTTCTCAATTCAGTCATGGCCCTTCTGTTGACCAGCCGTTGAATGCCAAAAGGTTTACTGGCTCTAGAGCTTCAACATCTTCTGATGGTGATAGGAGTTTTCCTAGAACCGGTGATGTAAATGTTAATCAATTGCCTGATGAACTTGGATTGGTGGACACTTCGAACGCTACTGCTAACAAGACTGCACAAAGTGTTGTGAACAAGACTCCATCCGTGATCCCCATTACAGAAGCTGTGAAGGTTGATGTTCAGAATGGCAGTGGTAACAATAGTAATAACCAGAACGCAAGTTCTTCTTTCAAGAGTCAGCCCTCACAACAGGTTAATATTTCTGCCCAGCAATCTGACCATTCCTCGGGACATACTAATTATCAGAGGGGTGGTGTTTCTCAGAGAAATAATTCTGGGGGTGAATGGACACACCGTAGAGGGTACCAGGGAAGAAATCAATCTCTGGGTTCAGACAAGAACTTTTCCTCGGCAAAGGTAAAGCAGATATATGTTGCTAAACAGACTATTAGTGGGGCATCGACAGTGTCATGA